A DNA window from Deinococcus multiflagellatus contains the following coding sequences:
- a CDS encoding VWA domain-containing protein, whose product MLPLALLPLLLPAPASASNLLGLSTPPLHLTVAVDMTGSSKNPAYKYADQARLLSQSVLLNQLRSGDTLTLLRICDGVQTVADFQFNSRNGARMARADILRYTGALTKPCTGKGSAITAGLAQAAKRGSQTAGVGDVVVLFTDGALLDDPKRAALGSTVSGLLKRTETRALFVAGLSPEPGAGGASIRDAFVKALGNAARDKRLLLAGAYDLSNVYPTFANVVKGARR is encoded by the coding sequence ATGTTGCCACTTGCCCTGCTCCCCCTGCTTCTGCCCGCGCCCGCCAGTGCTTCTAATCTGCTGGGCCTCTCCACGCCGCCGCTGCACCTGACCGTGGCGGTGGACATGACGGGCAGTTCCAAGAACCCCGCCTACAAGTACGCCGATCAGGCGCGGCTGCTCTCGCAGAGCGTGCTGCTCAACCAGCTGCGCTCGGGCGATACCCTGACCCTGCTGCGCATCTGCGACGGGGTGCAGACGGTGGCCGATTTCCAGTTCAATTCTAGAAACGGTGCCCGCATGGCCCGCGCGGACATCCTGCGGTACACGGGGGCGCTCACCAAGCCCTGCACCGGCAAGGGCAGCGCCATCACCGCCGGGCTGGCCCAGGCTGCCAAGCGCGGGAGCCAAACGGCCGGGGTGGGCGACGTGGTGGTGCTGTTCACCGACGGCGCCCTGCTGGACGATCCGAAGCGCGCCGCCTTGGGCAGCACGGTCAGCGGACTGCTGAAGCGGACCGAAACCCGCGCCCTGTTTGTGGCGGGCCTCAGCCCCGAGCCGGGCGCGGGCGGGGCTTCTATCCGCGACGCGTTCGTGAAGGCGCTGGGGAATGCGGCGCGGGACAAGCGGCTGCTGCTGGCGGGCGCCTACGACCTCTCGAACGTGTACCCCACCTTTGCCAACGTGGTGAAGGGGGCCCGGCGATGA
- a CDS encoding FAD-dependent monooxygenase, with amino-acid sequence MTAPVLIVGAGIGGLALAQALTRQGVPVRVIENAAVLRPVGAGLILASNALRVLDRLGLGDAVRAAGHPLSGAQLTTDAGRPLQTLSYTASGGAVGLHRAALQRVLAQGLEGQLLLGTTLRALHPQRAGVEVTLSDGTVQRCRAVVGADGLHSSVRALLFGAVAPRYAGYTSWRFVVPRPGPAQATELWGRGCRLGLVPIGPDQTYGYLTVNAPEQPPQVARPPGTMAEVLAHAAPFGGPVPAVLARLVPGAPVIRTDIHEVHLRRWGQGCVTLLGDAAHAMTPNLGQGAAMALEDAWVLGQHLAATADVPAALARSEALRRPRVEAVQRQSRRVGQAGQLEDGALRALRDLAMRLTPAAAAQRASQGLFSVHLDG; translated from the coding sequence ATGACGGCCCCGGTGCTCATCGTAGGCGCGGGCATTGGCGGGCTGGCGCTGGCCCAGGCGCTGACCCGTCAGGGCGTGCCCGTGCGGGTCATCGAGAACGCAGCGGTCCTGCGGCCGGTGGGCGCGGGCCTGATTCTGGCCAGCAACGCACTGCGGGTGCTGGACCGGCTGGGACTGGGCGATGCCGTGCGCGCCGCCGGGCACCCGCTCAGCGGCGCCCAGCTGACCACTGATGCGGGGCGGCCACTGCAGACCCTGTCCTACACGGCGTCCGGCGGGGCGGTGGGGCTGCACCGCGCGGCGCTGCAGCGGGTGCTGGCCCAGGGGCTGGAGGGGCAACTGCTCCTGGGAACCACCCTGCGCGCGCTGCACCCGCAGCGGGCAGGCGTGGAGGTCACCCTCAGCGACGGCACGGTTCAGCGGTGCCGCGCCGTGGTCGGGGCCGACGGCCTGCACTCCTCGGTGCGGGCCCTGCTGTTCGGGGCCGTGGCGCCGCGCTACGCGGGTTATACCAGCTGGCGCTTTGTGGTGCCCCGCCCGGGCCCGGCCCAGGCCACCGAACTGTGGGGCCGGGGCTGCCGCCTGGGGCTGGTGCCGATTGGGCCAGACCAGACCTACGGTTACCTGACCGTCAACGCCCCGGAGCAGCCCCCCCAGGTCGCGAGGCCGCCCGGAACCATGGCCGAAGTGCTGGCCCACGCGGCGCCCTTCGGTGGCCCGGTCCCCGCCGTACTCGCGCGCCTTGTGCCCGGCGCCCCGGTCATCCGCACCGATATCCATGAAGTTCACCTCCGCCGCTGGGGCCAGGGCTGCGTCACGCTGCTGGGCGACGCGGCGCACGCCATGACCCCCAATCTGGGGCAGGGGGCGGCGATGGCGCTGGAAGACGCCTGGGTGCTGGGCCAACACTTGGCGGCCACCGCTGACGTGCCGGCGGCCCTGGCCCGCTCCGAGGCCCTGCGGCGGCCCCGGGTGGAGGCGGTGCAACGCCAGTCGCGGCGGGTGGGGCAGGCTGGGCAGCTGGAAGACGGCGCGCTGCGCGCCCTGCGGGATCTGGCCATGCGCCTCACCCCAGCGGCCGCCGCGCAGCGCGCCAGCCAGGGATTGTTCAGCGTCCATCTGGACGGCTGA
- a CDS encoding transglycosylase domain-containing protein, whose product MRTLWRRWRNPWPRTPFVRRPEPWTLGRLLRAGLAGVGVLTLGTVALGLGGAISTGALGRVWNLRSELQPIEVQDRRGEPLGVIDHCQEGNLTNAVPCRESLSVPLSGVSPAFLLAYVAKEDVRFFSHAGVDLGRLPRALLTGAGGSTITMQLLKNSVLAGHFDYDTGRRGPGLTLRRKATEFVLAPLVTWRYGRREVLAMSVNSLPWIGIGQRKGIYDASQAVFGVEPADLTLAQSAFLVGLLPAPGRYLVAEDTPPETAAARFRWMRRQQLLTLNILRGRGLIGEDAYRAAIGTPLQPRLWQVTYAGGGSDLRVVSARRNPAYDQTPEPAWALQALVRRELRLGGLDPRRVGRVVLTLDARAQAALVSRLTGDAREGSVAEGAAIVDVRGGGIVALASSTGGLQSSDPGRQWAVSAQRPVASTVKPLLYAQAFGDGLTQLSTFPDRPTRYAGQAVRNSSGAFLERAVTVREANARSLNTVAVQVGTPREDGLRRLLLGLGYRPDPENRSSPALGTFRAAPLTVAAAYASFAGGGQLCPPHLLAEAYDRAGRPLPLPRAECAPLWDEVVAYETFDLLTGAVNDRASHVPFLRATLAQRLTGRAVPLGAKSGTTDDVNDTWCAAVTPQYAMAVWLGDPAGERSVPVALYRQQTACREVALLRDLPHDRQSLSPPPGITRVGGAAVPLAGLKPRNPAPPGAP is encoded by the coding sequence ATGCGCACGCTCTGGCGCCGCTGGCGCAATCCCTGGCCGCGCACGCCCTTTGTGCGGCGCCCCGAGCCCTGGACCCTGGGCCGCCTGCTGCGCGCCGGGCTGGCGGGGGTGGGCGTGCTCACCCTGGGCACGGTGGCCCTGGGCCTGGGCGGGGCCATCAGCACCGGGGCCCTGGGGCGGGTGTGGAACCTGCGCTCCGAGCTGCAGCCCATTGAGGTGCAGGACCGCCGGGGCGAGCCCCTGGGCGTCATTGACCACTGCCAGGAAGGCAACCTGACCAACGCCGTGCCGTGCCGAGAGTCCCTCAGCGTGCCCCTGAGCGGCGTCTCCCCCGCCTTCCTGCTGGCGTACGTGGCCAAGGAGGACGTGCGCTTCTTCTCGCACGCGGGCGTGGACCTGGGGCGGCTGCCGCGCGCCCTGCTGACCGGCGCGGGCGGCAGCACCATCACCATGCAGCTGCTGAAAAACAGCGTGCTGGCCGGGCACTTTGATTACGACACCGGGCGGCGCGGCCCCGGGCTGACCCTGCGGCGCAAGGCCACCGAGTTCGTGCTGGCCCCGCTGGTGACGTGGCGCTACGGGCGGCGCGAGGTGCTGGCCATGAGTGTGAACAGCCTGCCCTGGATTGGCATTGGGCAGCGCAAGGGCATCTATGACGCCTCGCAGGCGGTGTTCGGGGTGGAACCGGCAGACCTCACGCTGGCCCAGAGTGCCTTTCTGGTGGGCCTGCTGCCCGCGCCGGGCCGCTACCTGGTGGCCGAGGACACCCCGCCCGAAACGGCAGCGGCCCGCTTCCGTTGGATGCGCCGCCAGCAGCTGCTGACCCTGAACATCCTGCGCGGGCGCGGCCTGATTGGCGAGGACGCCTACCGCGCCGCCATAGGCACGCCGCTGCAGCCCCGGCTGTGGCAGGTGACCTACGCGGGGGGCGGCTCGGACCTGCGCGTGGTGTCGGCCCGGCGCAACCCCGCCTACGACCAGACCCCCGAGCCCGCCTGGGCCCTGCAGGCGCTGGTGCGGCGCGAACTGCGCTTAGGGGGTCTGGACCCGCGCCGGGTGGGCCGCGTGGTGCTCACCCTGGACGCCCGCGCCCAGGCCGCGCTGGTCTCGCGCCTGACCGGCGACGCACGCGAGGGCAGTGTGGCCGAGGGCGCCGCGATTGTGGACGTGCGCGGCGGCGGCATTGTGGCGCTGGCCAGTAGCACGGGCGGCCTGCAAAGCAGCGACCCGGGGCGGCAATGGGCGGTTTCGGCGCAGCGGCCGGTGGCCAGCACGGTCAAGCCGCTGCTGTACGCGCAGGCCTTTGGCGACGGCCTGACCCAGCTGAGCACCTTCCCGGACCGGCCCACCCGTTACGCCGGGCAGGCGGTGCGCAATAGCAGCGGCGCCTTTCTGGAGCGCGCGGTCACAGTGCGCGAGGCCAACGCCCGCTCCCTGAACACCGTGGCCGTGCAGGTGGGCACCCCGCGCGAGGACGGCCTGCGCCGGCTGCTGCTGGGCCTGGGCTACCGCCCGGACCCCGAAAACCGCTCCAGCCCGGCCCTGGGCACCTTCCGGGCCGCGCCGCTGACCGTGGCCGCCGCCTACGCCAGCTTCGCCGGGGGCGGACAGCTGTGCCCGCCGCACCTGCTGGCCGAAGCCTATGACCGCGCCGGGCGGCCCCTTCCGCTGCCCCGCGCCGAGTGCGCCCCGCTGTGGGACGAGGTGGTGGCCTACGAGACCTTTGACCTGCTGACCGGCGCCGTGAACGACCGCGCCTCGCATGTGCCGTTTCTGCGCGCCACGCTGGCCCAGCGCCTGACGGGCCGCGCCGTGCCTCTGGGCGCCAAGAGCGGCACCACCGACGACGTGAACGATACGTGGTGCGCCGCCGTGACCCCGCAGTACGCCATGGCCGTGTGGCTGGGCGATCCAGCGGGCGAGCGCAGCGTGCCCGTGGCCCTGTACCGCCAGCAGACCGCCTGCCGCGAGGTGGCCCTGCTGCGCGACCTTCCCCACGACCGCCAGTCACTGAGTCCGCCGCCCGGCATCACCCGGGTGGGCGGCGCCGCTGTGCCGCTCGCTGGCCTCAAGCCCCGCAATCCCGCGCCCCCGGGCGCGCCCTGA
- a CDS encoding TetR/AcrR family transcriptional regulator: MTSPRPDTPSRRERHKQDKRSRIQAAALTLFTAQGYEATTIRQIAAEADVAAGTVFRYATDKADLLLMVFHDVIAHTIEEALAPERLTGPLSQVLPGLFDPFFAFYEARPALASDFLRLVLFHDSPWRVRELEQGHAFVAQLAALLRARQQAGEVTADLDPQTAAFALFSLYQACLVGWLSGGVTLANTRAQLAALLALQWRALQAGAVAGGPA, encoded by the coding sequence ATGACGTCCCCACGCCCCGACACCCCCAGCCGCCGCGAGCGCCACAAGCAGGACAAGCGCTCACGCATCCAGGCCGCCGCCCTGACCCTGTTCACCGCGCAGGGGTACGAGGCCACCACCATCCGGCAGATTGCCGCCGAGGCAGATGTGGCGGCCGGCACCGTCTTCCGCTACGCCACCGACAAGGCCGATCTGCTGCTGATGGTTTTCCATGACGTGATTGCCCATACCATCGAGGAGGCCCTCGCCCCGGAGCGGTTGACCGGGCCGCTGTCACAGGTGCTGCCCGGGCTGTTCGACCCCTTCTTCGCCTTTTACGAGGCGCGGCCGGCACTGGCCAGCGATTTTCTGCGGCTGGTGCTGTTTCATGACAGCCCCTGGCGCGTGCGCGAACTGGAACAGGGCCACGCCTTCGTGGCCCAGCTGGCCGCCCTGCTGCGGGCTCGCCAGCAGGCCGGCGAGGTGACCGCCGATCTGGACCCGCAGACCGCTGCCTTTGCCCTCTTTTCGCTGTATCAGGCGTGTCTGGTGGGGTGGCTGTCGGGCGGAGTCACGTTGGCGAACACCCGCGCGCAACTGGCGGCGCTGCTGGCCCTGCAGTGGCGTGCCCTGCAGGCCGGCGCGGTGGCCGGGGGCCCGGCATGA
- the pyrF gene encoding orotidine-5'-phosphate decarboxylase: MTFAQAVTDRTRRLDTRLCVGLDPRLEAYRDLDHLRAHTLDVLEATAPYAACIKPQLAFYEAAGLPGLAVLQEVCAAARTLGLPVLLDGKRGDIGSTAQAYAQGWLGGDHAGSALTVNPFLGFETLTPFVETARAHGGAVFVLVKTSNPGQADLQGHGVSERVADEVTRLNAQEDGEYASVGAVVGATHPQDLAAFRARLPRALLLLPGLGAQGAGAAGLAPAFDAGGTGALASASRGVQYARGLEVAASVAAAQGFRDELNRALA, from the coding sequence ATGACCTTTGCGCAGGCCGTGACCGACCGCACCCGCCGCCTTGACACCCGCCTGTGCGTGGGCCTGGACCCCCGTCTGGAGGCCTACCGGGACCTGGACCACCTGCGCGCCCACACGCTGGACGTGCTGGAGGCCACCGCGCCCTACGCCGCGTGCATCAAGCCGCAGCTGGCCTTTTACGAGGCGGCGGGGCTGCCCGGGCTGGCGGTGCTGCAGGAAGTTTGCGCCGCCGCGCGCACGCTGGGGCTGCCGGTGCTGCTGGACGGCAAACGGGGCGACATTGGCTCCACCGCCCAGGCCTATGCCCAGGGCTGGCTGGGCGGGGACCACGCGGGCTCGGCGCTGACGGTCAATCCCTTCCTGGGCTTTGAAACGCTGACGCCCTTTGTGGAGACCGCCCGCGCCCACGGCGGCGCGGTGTTCGTGCTGGTGAAAACCAGCAACCCCGGGCAGGCCGACCTGCAGGGCCACGGGGTCAGCGAGCGCGTGGCCGATGAAGTGACGCGCCTGAACGCCCAGGAGGACGGCGAATACGCCAGCGTGGGCGCGGTGGTGGGGGCCACCCATCCGCAGGATCTGGCCGCCTTCCGGGCCCGGCTGCCCCGGGCGCTGCTGCTGCTGCCCGGGTTGGGGGCGCAGGGGGCAGGCGCGGCAGGGCTGGCCCCGGCCTTCGATGCTGGCGGCACCGGGGCGCTGGCGAGTGCCAGCCGGGGGGTGCAGTACGCCCGGGGACTGGAGGTGGCCGCGAGTGTGGCAGCGGCCCAGGGCTTCCGCGACGAGCTGAACCGCGCCCTGGCCTGA
- a CDS encoding YdeI/OmpD-associated family protein encodes MRPASRAEWRRRLEAHHASAKEIWLVTGRTARAVSYLEAVEEALCFGWIDGIAKRLDEAQLAQRFTPRRKGSHWTELNKARARRLIDQGRMTEAGRAALPDLTVRPVELAPDLQAALEADPVVWRHYQAFSEHYRRIRIGYIEEMRGRPAEFQKRLGHFVAKTRQNKPFGVME; translated from the coding sequence GTGCGCCCAGCCAGCCGGGCCGAGTGGCGGCGCCGGCTGGAGGCCCACCACGCCAGCGCGAAGGAGATCTGGCTGGTCACGGGCCGGACGGCGCGCGCCGTGTCGTACCTGGAGGCCGTGGAAGAGGCGCTGTGCTTTGGCTGGATTGACGGCATCGCCAAGCGCCTGGACGAGGCGCAACTGGCCCAGCGCTTTACCCCACGCCGCAAAGGCAGCCACTGGACCGAACTGAACAAGGCCCGCGCCCGCCGCCTGATTGATCAGGGCCGCATGACCGAAGCGGGCCGGGCCGCACTACCCGACCTGACCGTGCGCCCGGTGGAGCTGGCCCCGGACCTTCAGGCCGCGCTGGAAGCTGACCCCGTGGTGTGGCGGCACTATCAGGCGTTTTCCGAGCACTACCGCCGCATCCGCATTGGCTATATCGAGGAGATGCGGGGTCGGCCCGCCGAGTTTCAGAAGCGCCTGGGCCATTTTGTGGCGAAAACCCGGCAGAACAAGCCGTTTGGGGTGATGGAGTGA
- a CDS encoding DUF6463 family protein, which yields MQRWAGRLLIVVALGHMVLALGSVLPGLRTLAPDGLLGMIGGPWGPPQPERHAAFWSSLGSFAGVQALWGLWVLAAAREGRRPVPGTGLGDGLAAHPGAHQRLLAESGAGTPADGR from the coding sequence ATGCAACGTTGGGCGGGACGGCTGTTGATTGTGGTGGCGCTGGGCCACATGGTGCTGGCCCTGGGGAGCGTGCTGCCGGGGCTGCGAACACTGGCGCCGGACGGTCTGCTGGGCATGATCGGTGGGCCGTGGGGCCCGCCGCAGCCGGAGCGCCACGCCGCGTTCTGGAGTTCGCTGGGCAGCTTTGCGGGCGTGCAGGCGCTCTGGGGCCTGTGGGTGCTGGCCGCCGCCCGCGAGGGAAGACGGCCAGTGCCCGGCACGGGCCTGGGTGACGGTCTTGCAGCTCATCCTGGCGCCCATCAGCGGCTTCTGGCTGAATCTGGTGCCGGCACTCCTGCTGATGGCCGCTGA
- a CDS encoding cysteine desulfurase-like protein has translation MTALASLPTRDDLRAQFPPLARGRAYLDNAAGGLLPARSIAAVTEHLTRYGATNAMPGHQPGREILALKTRAREATALFLNAAPEDVALAQSATALTFRLAVALARLWGPGDEVILSGLEHESNASPWRELQRVGVTVKVWHARQPDMTLHLDDLAALLSPRTRLVAVTAASNALGVTPDLSAITALARAAGAWMMVDAVHAAPHAFPDVQTLGADFLTFSPYKVWAPHLGALWIRPELRAALPWSRLDFVPAGDITGLEHGTPQFELLAGWLGTLDYLRELGGHAELTRAALDSASARIQALEAPVMARLLRGLLAHDRVTVYGPQGLAGRVGTVAFRLSGETPEQTAWRLSERGVDVAAGHFYAVQPLKDLDLYPEGVVRASIAHYTSEAEIERLLAALD, from the coding sequence ATGACGGCCCTTGCTTCCCTGCCCACCCGCGACGATCTGCGCGCCCAGTTTCCGCCCCTGGCGCGTGGCCGCGCCTACCTGGACAACGCGGCGGGCGGTCTGCTGCCCGCGCGGTCCATTGCCGCGGTCACCGAGCACCTCACCCGCTATGGGGCCACCAACGCCATGCCGGGGCACCAGCCGGGGCGCGAGATTCTGGCCCTGAAAACCCGCGCCCGCGAGGCCACGGCCCTGTTCCTGAACGCCGCCCCCGAGGACGTGGCCCTGGCCCAGAGCGCCACGGCCCTGACCTTCCGGCTGGCGGTGGCCCTGGCCCGGCTGTGGGGCCCCGGCGACGAGGTGATTCTCAGCGGCCTGGAGCACGAATCGAACGCCAGTCCCTGGCGCGAACTGCAGCGGGTGGGGGTGACCGTCAAGGTCTGGCACGCCCGGCAGCCCGACATGACCCTGCACCTGGACGACCTCGCGGCCCTGCTCTCGCCGCGCACCCGGCTGGTGGCGGTCACGGCCGCCAGCAACGCCCTGGGCGTGACCCCGGACCTGAGTGCCATCACCGCCCTGGCCCGCGCCGCCGGGGCCTGGATGATGGTGGACGCGGTGCACGCCGCCCCCCACGCCTTCCCCGACGTGCAGACGCTGGGTGCCGACTTCCTGACCTTTAGCCCCTACAAGGTGTGGGCGCCGCATCTGGGCGCGCTGTGGATTCGCCCCGAGCTGAGGGCCGCCCTGCCCTGGTCGCGCCTGGACTTTGTGCCAGCCGGCGACATCACGGGCCTGGAACACGGCACGCCGCAGTTCGAGCTGCTGGCCGGCTGGCTGGGCACCCTGGACTACCTGCGCGAGCTGGGCGGCCACGCCGAGCTGACCCGCGCCGCCCTGGACAGTGCCTCGGCGCGGATTCAGGCCCTGGAGGCCCCGGTGATGGCCCGGCTGCTGCGCGGCCTGCTGGCCCATGACCGCGTGACGGTTTACGGCCCCCAGGGGCTGGCGGGCCGCGTGGGCACCGTGGCCTTCCGCTTAAGCGGTGAAACCCCCGAACAGACCGCGTGGCGCCTCAGCGAACGTGGCGTGGACGTGGCCGCCGGGCACTTCTACGCCGTGCAGCCGCTGAAAGATCTGGACCTGTACCCCGAAGGCGTGGTGCGCGCCAGCATCGCCCACTACACCAGCGAGGCCGAGATTGAGCGCCTGCTGGCTGCGCTGGATTGA